The following are encoded together in the uncultured Methanobrevibacter sp. genome:
- a CDS encoding TldD/PmbA family protein, producing MEEYISLFEKVIEDTSPKVDYIDIRSGISDNTSILMKDGNVDEINTGMSLGARIRVLNNGAWGFAYTTDLSKLNDITETAIKLSSSLKGDVKLSESEVIKDKTAVDVKIPFKDVSIDEKKEMMKEASDAATIDKVNSTTAGYSDSEINELFMNSEGSQIQVKTSRIRMALNASATDGEIIQFGHGSLGGVKGFEAVAERDLEEFGRSIGEKAVRLLDAKPAPSGQFTVVADPELTGVLIHEALGHATEGDLILQNDSILKGRIGEQIASDIVNIFDDASRKDGFGYYPYDVEGVKTKPNQLVKDGKLISLLNSRETSSQLGMKSSGNARSIISEKPIVRMSNTYLQPGDNTFEELIEDIPDGIYLKGSRGGQVDTGKGIFQFNAAEGYLIENGELKTPLRDVSLSGNILETLKNIDAIGNDFKLSVGFCGKGGQTAPVGDGGPHTRILNALVGGMG from the coding sequence ATGGAAGAATATATTTCTTTATTTGAAAAAGTTATTGAAGATACAAGCCCCAAAGTAGATTACATAGATATCCGCTCCGGAATCAGTGACAACACATCCATATTAATGAAAGACGGAAATGTGGATGAAATCAACACTGGAATGAGTTTAGGTGCAAGAATCAGAGTGTTGAACAATGGAGCCTGGGGATTTGCATACACCACAGACTTATCAAAACTTAATGATATTACTGAAACCGCAATAAAGTTATCCTCTTCACTTAAAGGAGATGTAAAACTAAGTGAAAGTGAAGTCATCAAAGATAAAACTGCAGTTGACGTTAAAATACCATTCAAAGATGTTTCTATCGATGAGAAAAAGGAAATGATGAAAGAGGCAAGTGATGCCGCCACCATCGATAAGGTCAACAGTACCACAGCAGGATACAGTGACAGTGAAATAAATGAACTGTTCATGAACAGCGAAGGGTCCCAAATCCAGGTTAAAACATCCAGAATAAGAATGGCATTGAATGCATCTGCAACAGACGGTGAAATAATCCAGTTCGGACATGGAAGTCTCGGAGGAGTAAAAGGATTTGAAGCTGTTGCTGAACGTGACCTTGAAGAGTTCGGCCGCAGCATCGGTGAAAAAGCAGTAAGGCTTCTTGATGCCAAACCTGCCCCTTCAGGACAGTTTACAGTAGTTGCTGATCCGGAACTTACAGGAGTTTTAATCCACGAAGCGCTCGGACATGCTACCGAAGGGGATTTGATTTTGCAAAACGATTCAATCCTTAAAGGCAGAATCGGTGAGCAGATTGCATCAGACATTGTAAACATCTTTGACGATGCAAGCCGTAAGGACGGATTCGGATATTACCCTTATGATGTTGAAGGAGTCAAAACAAAACCTAATCAGCTGGTTAAGGACGGCAAACTGATTTCACTTTTAAATTCAAGAGAAACATCATCACAGCTCGGAATGAAATCATCCGGAAATGCAAGATCAATCATTTCTGAAAAACCGATTGTTAGAATGAGCAACACTTACCTCCAGCCTGGAGACAATACATTTGAGGAACTGATTGAAGATATCCCTGACGGAATATATCTTAAAGGTTCCAGAGGAGGTCAGGTGGATACAGGTAAAGGAATATTCCAGTTCAATGCCGCTGAAGGATATCTTATTGAAAACGGCGAGCTTAAAACACCTCTAAGAGACGTTTCACTTTCCGGAAACATTCTTGAAACACTTAAAAATATCGATGCAATAGGAAATGACTTTAAGTTAAGCGTCGGATTCTGCGGAAAAGGAGGTCAGACTGCTCCGGTTGGTGATGGTGGACCACACACAAGAATATTGAATGCATTAGTTGGAGGAATGGGATAA
- a CDS encoding FAD-dependent oxidoreductase, whose protein sequence is MFVIVGTGAGGGLLARELAKNGKKVVILEKGPYIDSKDAFNYYDKYAPGVDLLSTTCVGGSTAVSMANMVRALDEELHEFGIDLTKEYEYVEELVGVHELDDSHIGRGTQLFLDAARDLGLDVVKMPKAIREEECIQCGKCAFGCPVNAKWTAKDFVDEAVEAGAELICEAEVIDIILCNMEASGVKYVKDHEEHLIKTDKIILCAGAIQTPIIMKNMGLTGIGREIFFDPFVTVGGYLKDINFNTEVQMAALVKGKNFVLSPHFSSFIKGNIDNPDVDDKDILSIMVKTPDECKGYVHTDGFVRKENTIEDIRYLAEGVATAGFILEKAGVDPTTIGSTVYRGAHPGGTVQIGKALDSNLESEIPNLYVCDASVLPISPGKPPILTILALAKRLADYLINK, encoded by the coding sequence ATGTTTGTTATTGTCGGAACTGGTGCTGGTGGCGGATTATTGGCCCGTGAACTTGCAAAAAATGGTAAGAAAGTTGTAATATTAGAAAAAGGGCCTTACATAGACTCTAAAGATGCATTCAATTATTATGATAAATATGCTCCTGGTGTTGATTTGCTGTCAACAACCTGTGTTGGAGGGTCCACTGCAGTATCGATGGCTAATATGGTAAGAGCTTTGGATGAAGAACTGCATGAATTTGGTATTGACCTTACAAAAGAATATGAATATGTTGAAGAATTGGTTGGTGTACATGAGCTCGATGATTCTCATATCGGTCGTGGAACACAGCTCTTTTTAGATGCAGCCCGTGATTTGGGTCTTGATGTTGTAAAAATGCCGAAGGCTATACGTGAAGAAGAATGTATCCAATGCGGAAAATGTGCATTTGGATGTCCTGTAAATGCCAAATGGACTGCAAAAGACTTTGTTGATGAAGCAGTAGAAGCTGGTGCAGAACTTATATGTGAAGCAGAAGTCATTGATATTATTCTATGTAATATGGAAGCAAGCGGTGTTAAATACGTTAAAGACCATGAAGAGCATCTTATCAAAACAGATAAAATCATTCTCTGTGCAGGTGCAATACAGACTCCAATAATTATGAAAAACATGGGGCTGACAGGTATTGGCCGTGAAATCTTTTTCGATCCCTTCGTTACTGTTGGAGGATATCTCAAGGATATCAATTTCAATACAGAAGTTCAGATGGCCGCACTGGTTAAAGGCAAAAACTTTGTTTTATCCCCTCATTTCTCATCATTCATTAAAGGCAATATAGACAATCCTGATGTGGATGATAAGGACATACTTTCAATCATGGTTAAAACACCTGATGAATGCAAAGGATATGTCCACACGGACGGTTTTGTCAGAAAAGAGAATACCATTGAAGATATAAGATATCTTGCTGAGGGGGTTGCCACTGCAGGATTTATTTTAGAAAAAGCAGGAGTTGACCCGACAACCATAGGTTCAACTGTTTATAGGGGAGCTCATCCTGGTGGAACAGTACAAATAGGAAAAGCTCTGGACAGCAATCTCGAATCAGAAATTCCTAATCTCTATGTCTGTGATGCAAGTGTGCTTCCGATATCTCCTGGTAAACCGCCGATTTTAACCATTCTTGCATTGGCTAAAAGGCTGGCGGATTATCTAATAAATAAATAA
- the pyrI gene encoding aspartate carbamoyltransferase regulatory subunit: MSKDKSELKIKAIENGTVIDHITANKALHILKILGLPDEDTHNLTVAMNVSSKEIGRKDILKIENRELDHRELNQVALIAPKATINIIRNYEPVKKDKIILPDKITSILKCTNPKCITNYENEPITPIFNVIEKNPTVVRCHYCEKLIKSEDIDKQFE, from the coding sequence ATGTCTAAAGATAAATCTGAACTGAAAATCAAAGCGATTGAAAACGGTACTGTAATCGACCACATTACTGCAAATAAGGCCTTGCACATCCTTAAAATTTTAGGCCTTCCTGATGAGGACACACATAATCTTACTGTTGCTATGAACGTTTCCTCAAAAGAAATCGGCAGAAAAGACATTTTGAAAATTGAAAATAGGGAATTGGACCACAGAGAACTTAATCAGGTTGCTTTAATTGCTCCTAAAGCTACTATAAACATTATCAGAAATTACGAACCTGTAAAAAAGGATAAAATTATACTTCCGGATAAGATTACATCAATTCTCAAATGTACAAATCCGAAATGTATTACAAATTATGAAAATGAGCCGATAACACCTATTTTTAATGTTATTGAAAAAAATCCTACTGTTGTAAGATGCCATTACTGTGAAAAATTAATAAAATCAGAAGATATCGATAAACAATTCGAATAA
- a CDS encoding flavodoxin encodes MKTLIIYYSNGGKTDLVARTLAKNLHTDLLRVIDLKPRDGFKNRLFSSINAFRETKTEISPKSVDLTPYDTIYFGTPTWNGNPTPAILTIIDKCDLKGKDVILFATMDANRGDSNIKRLEEKVKMRGARVIESFVISTKNKDPEKLAFDTETIIEMKDLKMYKR; translated from the coding sequence ATGAAAACACTAATAATTTATTACTCAAACGGCGGAAAAACAGACCTGGTGGCAAGAACACTGGCTAAAAACTTGCACACTGACCTGCTCAGAGTCATTGATTTAAAACCTCGTGACGGATTTAAAAACAGACTGTTTTCATCAATCAATGCATTCAGAGAAACAAAAACTGAAATTTCTCCAAAAAGTGTCGATTTGACACCATATGACACAATATACTTCGGAACACCTACATGGAACGGCAATCCTACACCTGCAATTTTAACAATAATCGACAAATGCGATTTAAAAGGAAAGGACGTTATCCTGTTTGCAACAATGGATGCCAACCGTGGAGATTCAAACATTAAAAGACTTGAAGAAAAAGTTAAGATGCGTGGAGCCAGAGTTATTGAAAGCTTTGTAATTTCAACTAAAAACAAGGATCCTGAAAAATTGGCTTTTGATACTGAAACAATAATTGAAATGAAAGATTTGAAAATGTATAAAAGGTAG
- the argC gene encoding N-acetyl-gamma-glutamyl-phosphate reductase, which produces MFKVAIIGASGYTGGELLRMLLNHPEVEVTDITSRQYDGTPAHKIHPHIRDSGLVFTNKSPSDLDVDVAFTATPHGASMKIVPELLDSGMKVVDLSGDYRYRDTAVYEKWYGMEHTDSKNKGAFGLPELYRDEIKKADLVANPGCFPTGAILSSYPLVKNNLVDRIIIDSKTGVSGAGVKASATTHYPNIADNVNPYKISSHRHMSEIQQELHGFEDVKVSFTPHLVPVIRGIQTTSHSFLNDENIDITPDEIRDLYIKEYGDEYFIKLMDEGEIPHLSSVRGSNFVHIGGFEIDETGRLVMLSCIDNLVKGASGQAIQNMNIILGIEETSGLTHFGLHP; this is translated from the coding sequence ATGTTTAAAGTAGCTATAATAGGAGCAAGCGGATATACTGGTGGAGAACTTTTAAGGATGCTTTTAAACCATCCTGAAGTGGAAGTGACTGACATTACATCAAGACAATATGATGGAACCCCTGCACATAAGATTCACCCTCACATAAGAGACTCAGGACTTGTATTTACAAACAAAAGTCCTTCAGATTTGGATGTTGATGTTGCATTTACTGCAACCCCTCACGGAGCATCAATGAAAATTGTTCCTGAACTTTTGGATAGTGGAATGAAAGTGGTTGACTTAAGCGGGGACTACAGATACCGTGACACAGCAGTCTATGAAAAATGGTATGGAATGGAACACACAGATTCCAAAAACAAAGGAGCATTCGGACTTCCGGAGCTCTACAGAGATGAAATCAAAAAGGCAGACCTTGTTGCAAATCCAGGATGTTTCCCTACAGGTGCAATTTTATCATCATATCCGTTGGTTAAAAATAATCTTGTAGACAGAATCATAATTGATTCAAAAACAGGAGTAAGCGGCGCTGGAGTTAAAGCCTCAGCAACTACACATTACCCTAACATTGCTGACAATGTTAATCCATACAAAATATCTTCACACAGACACATGTCTGAAATCCAGCAGGAACTGCACGGATTTGAAGACGTTAAAGTATCATTTACACCTCATCTGGTGCCTGTCATTAGAGGAATCCAGACAACTAGCCACAGCTTTTTAAATGATGAAAATATAGATATTACCCCTGATGAAATCAGAGACCTTTACATCAAGGAATACGGAGATGAATACTTTATAAAACTCATGGATGAAGGAGAAATTCCTCATTTAAGTTCTGTTAGAGGATCAAACTTTGTTCATATCGGCGGATTTGAAATTGATGAAACCGGAAGACTTGTAATGTTATCCTGCATCGACAATCTTGTCAAAGGAGCATCAGGTCAGGCCATACAGAACATGAACATTATCCTCGGCATTGAAGAAACTTCAGGTTTAACACATTTCGGTCTTCATCCTTAA
- a CDS encoding FAD synthase: MMKVMATGTFDILHPGHGVYLEESRKLGGEDAELYVVVARDATVERRKRVPIVGEDQRLELIKMLKPVTDAFLGDANGDVFKIVREIDPDIITVGADQNHDIDKLQAAIDKRGLKAKAVRIEKYRDCQLDSSCKIIRKIQNTDFKGKIMDHCED; this comes from the coding sequence ATAATGAAAGTAATGGCGACCGGAACATTCGACATACTCCACCCGGGACACGGAGTTTATCTTGAAGAGTCCAGAAAACTTGGTGGAGAAGATGCTGAGCTTTATGTTGTTGTAGCAAGAGACGCTACTGTTGAAAGACGTAAAAGAGTGCCTATTGTTGGTGAAGACCAGCGTTTGGAATTAATCAAAATGCTAAAACCTGTAACTGATGCTTTTTTAGGTGATGCAAATGGAGACGTATTCAAAATCGTCAGAGAAATCGACCCAGACATCATTACAGTTGGAGCAGATCAAAATCATGACATTGACAAATTACAGGCTGCCATCGATAAAAGAGGTCTGAAAGCCAAAGCAGTTCGTATTGAAAAATACCGTGACTGCCAGCTGGACAGCAGCTGTAAGATTATTCGTAAAATACAAAATACCGATTTTAAAGGAAAAATTATGGATCATTGTGAAGATTAG